One Felis catus isolate Fca126 chromosome D2, F.catus_Fca126_mat1.0, whole genome shotgun sequence DNA window includes the following coding sequences:
- the PWWP2B gene encoding PWWP domain-containing protein 2B isoform X3, giving the protein MEPRAGCRLPVRVEQVVNGALLVTVSCGERSFAGILLDCTKKSGLFGLPLSAPLPQPEDPPVNGCHGPAPAEQDGEAMQLGTVPPPPPDGDQPPETADPKPPLVPPFPPYFEGAPFPPPLWLRSTYRQWVPQPPPRTIKRTRRRLSRNRDPGRLALSPIRLRPRQVLCEKCKSTLSPPEASPGPPGAPRPRRRVGSGPGFDSEPRKPEDPAGGGDPAATTRRSKREKREEDKARVPRSPAIKISYSTPQGTGEVVEIPSRVHGSLEPFCPSQALHGGGQDPSGPSASIPKLKLTRPGPPGARLPPPKIRLKPHRPGAGEREPVYRAELVEALNGHGRGPRASSPPLLGHGSAGRGPADSSSGSSGEDDDFKRCPQGKPQQDGLAFLAACPRRGTDCAGESVWSSDSLDESKSCSSEVPSPDTCDLSGDGASVRSSSGAARQTVPPLTVRLHTQSVSKCVTEDGRTVAVGDIVWGHRR; this is encoded by the exons ATGGAGCCTCGGGCCGGCTGCCGGCTGCCGGTGCGGGTGGAGCAGGTCGTCAACGGCGCGCTGCTGGTCACCGTGAGCTGCGGCGAGCGCAGCTTCGCCGGGATCCTGCTGGACTGCACGAAAAa GTCCGGCCTGTTTGGCCTGCCCCTGTCGGCCCCGCTGCCCCAGCCCGAGGACCCCCCAGTCAACGGCTGCCACGGCCCGGCCCCCGCAGAGCAGGACGGAGAGGCAATGCAGCTGGGGACAGTCCCTCCACCGCCTCCCGACGGGGACCAGCCCCCCGAGACTGCAGACCCCAAGCCACCGCTCGTGCCCCCGTTCCCGCCGTATTTCGAAGgcgcccccttccctcccccgctctggCTAAGAAGCACCTACCGGCAGTGGGTGCCACAGCCGCCCCCCCGGACCATCAAGAGGACACGCCGGCGTCTGTCCCGCAACCGTGACCCGGGTCGGCTGGCCCTGAGCCCCATCCGCCTGCGGCCGCGCCAAGTACTCTGTGAGAAGTGCAAGAGCACGCTGAGCCCCCCCGAGGCCAGCCCCGgccccccgggtgccccgagGCCGCGCAGGAGGGTGGGCAGCGGCCCTGGCTTTGACAGCGAGCCCCGCAAGCCGGAGGACCCGGCCGGCGGCGGCGACCCCGCGGCCACCACGAGGAGGAGCAAGAGGGAGAAGCGAGAGGAGGACAAGGCCCGGGTGCCACGGAGCCCGGCCATCAAGATCTCCTACAGCACGCCCCAGGGCACGGGCGAGGTCGTGGAGATCCCCTCCCGCGTGCACGGGTCCCTCGagcccttctgcccctcccaggccctgCACGGCGGCGGCCAGGACCCCAGCGGGCCCAGCGCCTCCATCCCCAAGCTGAAGCTGACGCGCCCCGGGCCCCCTGGCGCCCGCCTGCCGCCCCCCAAGATCCGCCTGAAGCCCCACCGCCCGGGGGCCGGGGAGCGGGAGCCCGTCTACAGAGCCGAGCTGGTGGAGGCGCTCAACGGCCACGGGCGAGGACCCCGGGCCAGCTCACCCCCTCTCCTGGGCCACGGCTCCGCGGGCCGTGGGCCGGCGGACTCGTCTTCCGGAAGTTCTGGCGAGGACGATGACTTCAAGCGGTGTCCCCAGGGCAAACCCCAGCAGGACGGCCTGGCGTTCCTCGCCGCCTGCCCTAGGAGGGGGACGGACTGTGCCGGCGAATCTGTGTGGAGCAGCGACAGCCTGGACGAGTCCAAATCGTGCAGCTCGGAAGTGCCGTCACCGGACACGTGTGACCTGTCCGGCGACGGTGCGTCTGTGAGGTCCTCGTCTGGGGCCGCGAGGCAGACGGTCCCGCCCCTGACGGTCAGGCTGCACACACAGAGCGTCTCCAAGTGCGTGACTGAGGACGGAAGGACCGTGGCCGTGGGGGACATCGTGTGGG
- the PWWP2B gene encoding PWWP domain-containing protein 2B isoform X1, with protein MEPRAGCRLPVRVEQVVNGALLVTVSCGERSFAGILLDCTKKSGLFGLPLSAPLPQPEDPPVNGCHGPAPAEQDGEAMQLGTVPPPPPDGDQPPETADPKPPLVPPFPPYFEGAPFPPPLWLRSTYRQWVPQPPPRTIKRTRRRLSRNRDPGRLALSPIRLRPRQVLCEKCKSTLSPPEASPGPPGAPRPRRRVGSGPGFDSEPRKPEDPAGGGDPAATTRRSKREKREEDKARVPRSPAIKISYSTPQGTGEVVEIPSRVHGSLEPFCPSQALHGGGQDPSGPSASIPKLKLTRPGPPGARLPPPKIRLKPHRPGAGEREPVYRAELVEALNGHGRGPRASSPPLLGHGSAGRGPADSSSGSSGEDDDFKRCPQGKPQQDGLAFLAACPRRGTDCAGESVWSSDSLDESKSCSSEVPSPDTCDLSGDGASVRSSSGAARQTVPPLTVRLHTQSVSKCVTEDGRTVAVGDIVWGKVHGFPWWPARVLDISLSQKEDGEPSWQEAKVSWFGSPTTSFLSTSKLSPFSEFFKLRFNRKKKGMYRKAITEAANAAQPVAPEIREVLTQFET; from the exons ATGGAGCCTCGGGCCGGCTGCCGGCTGCCGGTGCGGGTGGAGCAGGTCGTCAACGGCGCGCTGCTGGTCACCGTGAGCTGCGGCGAGCGCAGCTTCGCCGGGATCCTGCTGGACTGCACGAAAAa GTCCGGCCTGTTTGGCCTGCCCCTGTCGGCCCCGCTGCCCCAGCCCGAGGACCCCCCAGTCAACGGCTGCCACGGCCCGGCCCCCGCAGAGCAGGACGGAGAGGCAATGCAGCTGGGGACAGTCCCTCCACCGCCTCCCGACGGGGACCAGCCCCCCGAGACTGCAGACCCCAAGCCACCGCTCGTGCCCCCGTTCCCGCCGTATTTCGAAGgcgcccccttccctcccccgctctggCTAAGAAGCACCTACCGGCAGTGGGTGCCACAGCCGCCCCCCCGGACCATCAAGAGGACACGCCGGCGTCTGTCCCGCAACCGTGACCCGGGTCGGCTGGCCCTGAGCCCCATCCGCCTGCGGCCGCGCCAAGTACTCTGTGAGAAGTGCAAGAGCACGCTGAGCCCCCCCGAGGCCAGCCCCGgccccccgggtgccccgagGCCGCGCAGGAGGGTGGGCAGCGGCCCTGGCTTTGACAGCGAGCCCCGCAAGCCGGAGGACCCGGCCGGCGGCGGCGACCCCGCGGCCACCACGAGGAGGAGCAAGAGGGAGAAGCGAGAGGAGGACAAGGCCCGGGTGCCACGGAGCCCGGCCATCAAGATCTCCTACAGCACGCCCCAGGGCACGGGCGAGGTCGTGGAGATCCCCTCCCGCGTGCACGGGTCCCTCGagcccttctgcccctcccaggccctgCACGGCGGCGGCCAGGACCCCAGCGGGCCCAGCGCCTCCATCCCCAAGCTGAAGCTGACGCGCCCCGGGCCCCCTGGCGCCCGCCTGCCGCCCCCCAAGATCCGCCTGAAGCCCCACCGCCCGGGGGCCGGGGAGCGGGAGCCCGTCTACAGAGCCGAGCTGGTGGAGGCGCTCAACGGCCACGGGCGAGGACCCCGGGCCAGCTCACCCCCTCTCCTGGGCCACGGCTCCGCGGGCCGTGGGCCGGCGGACTCGTCTTCCGGAAGTTCTGGCGAGGACGATGACTTCAAGCGGTGTCCCCAGGGCAAACCCCAGCAGGACGGCCTGGCGTTCCTCGCCGCCTGCCCTAGGAGGGGGACGGACTGTGCCGGCGAATCTGTGTGGAGCAGCGACAGCCTGGACGAGTCCAAATCGTGCAGCTCGGAAGTGCCGTCACCGGACACGTGTGACCTGTCCGGCGACGGTGCGTCTGTGAGGTCCTCGTCTGGGGCCGCGAGGCAGACGGTCCCGCCCCTGACGGTCAGGCTGCACACACAGAGCGTCTCCAAGTGCGTGACTGAGGACGGAAGGACCGTGGCCGTGGGGGACATCGTGTGGGGTAAGGTTCATGGTTTTCCTTGGTGGCCAGCGCGtgtccttgacatcagtcttagccAGAAGGAGGACGGGGAGCCTTCCTGGCAAGAAGCCAAAGTCTCGTGGTTTGGTTCTCCGACTACGTCATTCTTGTCTACTTCAAaactctcccctttctctgagTTTTTCAAACTGAGATTTAACCGTAAGAAGAAGGGGATGTACCGGAAAGCCATAACGGAGGCCGCCAATGCCGCGCAGCCTGTGGCCCCGGAGATAAGGGAGGTCTTAACCCAGTTTGAGACGTAA
- the PWWP2B gene encoding PWWP domain-containing protein 2B isoform X2 produces MQLGTVPPPPPDGDQPPETADPKPPLVPPFPPYFEGAPFPPPLWLRSTYRQWVPQPPPRTIKRTRRRLSRNRDPGRLALSPIRLRPRQVLCEKCKSTLSPPEASPGPPGAPRPRRRVGSGPGFDSEPRKPEDPAGGGDPAATTRRSKREKREEDKARVPRSPAIKISYSTPQGTGEVVEIPSRVHGSLEPFCPSQALHGGGQDPSGPSASIPKLKLTRPGPPGARLPPPKIRLKPHRPGAGEREPVYRAELVEALNGHGRGPRASSPPLLGHGSAGRGPADSSSGSSGEDDDFKRCPQGKPQQDGLAFLAACPRRGTDCAGESVWSSDSLDESKSCSSEVPSPDTCDLSGDGASVRSSSGAARQTVPPLTVRLHTQSVSKCVTEDGRTVAVGDIVWGKVHGFPWWPARVLDISLSQKEDGEPSWQEAKVSWFGSPTTSFLSTSKLSPFSEFFKLRFNRKKKGMYRKAITEAANAAQPVAPEIREVLTQFET; encoded by the coding sequence ATGCAGCTGGGGACAGTCCCTCCACCGCCTCCCGACGGGGACCAGCCCCCCGAGACTGCAGACCCCAAGCCACCGCTCGTGCCCCCGTTCCCGCCGTATTTCGAAGgcgcccccttccctcccccgctctggCTAAGAAGCACCTACCGGCAGTGGGTGCCACAGCCGCCCCCCCGGACCATCAAGAGGACACGCCGGCGTCTGTCCCGCAACCGTGACCCGGGTCGGCTGGCCCTGAGCCCCATCCGCCTGCGGCCGCGCCAAGTACTCTGTGAGAAGTGCAAGAGCACGCTGAGCCCCCCCGAGGCCAGCCCCGgccccccgggtgccccgagGCCGCGCAGGAGGGTGGGCAGCGGCCCTGGCTTTGACAGCGAGCCCCGCAAGCCGGAGGACCCGGCCGGCGGCGGCGACCCCGCGGCCACCACGAGGAGGAGCAAGAGGGAGAAGCGAGAGGAGGACAAGGCCCGGGTGCCACGGAGCCCGGCCATCAAGATCTCCTACAGCACGCCCCAGGGCACGGGCGAGGTCGTGGAGATCCCCTCCCGCGTGCACGGGTCCCTCGagcccttctgcccctcccaggccctgCACGGCGGCGGCCAGGACCCCAGCGGGCCCAGCGCCTCCATCCCCAAGCTGAAGCTGACGCGCCCCGGGCCCCCTGGCGCCCGCCTGCCGCCCCCCAAGATCCGCCTGAAGCCCCACCGCCCGGGGGCCGGGGAGCGGGAGCCCGTCTACAGAGCCGAGCTGGTGGAGGCGCTCAACGGCCACGGGCGAGGACCCCGGGCCAGCTCACCCCCTCTCCTGGGCCACGGCTCCGCGGGCCGTGGGCCGGCGGACTCGTCTTCCGGAAGTTCTGGCGAGGACGATGACTTCAAGCGGTGTCCCCAGGGCAAACCCCAGCAGGACGGCCTGGCGTTCCTCGCCGCCTGCCCTAGGAGGGGGACGGACTGTGCCGGCGAATCTGTGTGGAGCAGCGACAGCCTGGACGAGTCCAAATCGTGCAGCTCGGAAGTGCCGTCACCGGACACGTGTGACCTGTCCGGCGACGGTGCGTCTGTGAGGTCCTCGTCTGGGGCCGCGAGGCAGACGGTCCCGCCCCTGACGGTCAGGCTGCACACACAGAGCGTCTCCAAGTGCGTGACTGAGGACGGAAGGACCGTGGCCGTGGGGGACATCGTGTGGGGTAAGGTTCATGGTTTTCCTTGGTGGCCAGCGCGtgtccttgacatcagtcttagccAGAAGGAGGACGGGGAGCCTTCCTGGCAAGAAGCCAAAGTCTCGTGGTTTGGTTCTCCGACTACGTCATTCTTGTCTACTTCAAaactctcccctttctctgagTTTTTCAAACTGAGATTTAACCGTAAGAAGAAGGGGATGTACCGGAAAGCCATAACGGAGGCCGCCAATGCCGCGCAGCCTGTGGCCCCGGAGATAAGGGAGGTCTTAACCCAGTTTGAGACGTAA